The Hahella sp. HNIBRBA332 genome window below encodes:
- a CDS encoding glycosyltransferase → MNIVMVTNTYLPHVGGVARSVESFTREYRRRGHKVLVIAPEFPNQPQEEEGVIRVPAIQNFNGSDFSMVLPVPGLLGEALDAFQPDIVHSHHPYLLGMTALRVARYRETPLVFTHHTLYEEYTHYVPADRPLFKRFVVELATIYANMTDRVFAPSDSVARLIRERGVRMPISVVPTGVKLQDFQRGEGGLFRHSVGISQEAYVIGHVGRLAPEKNLKFLAEAVAAFMLLNRYAHFLVVGEGPSEAEMRDVFHRYGLADRLHFAGQLQLPHLADAYHAMDVFAFSSQSETQGMVLTEAMAAGVPVAALDGAGVREVVIDQENGYLIKEPSIVEFIGALQHFGAQSRVERRRMQECARLTAESFSLSATAEAALRHYESLQRLAHISEPETEEQWERVLNLIKAEWNIVKGMAGAAGAAIVGGGVSSQECEQDRG, encoded by the coding sequence ATGAATATCGTCATGGTCACCAACACGTATCTGCCTCATGTGGGCGGCGTGGCCCGGTCGGTGGAGAGCTTTACGCGGGAATATCGGCGACGCGGTCATAAGGTGTTGGTGATCGCGCCGGAGTTTCCCAATCAGCCGCAGGAGGAAGAGGGCGTCATCAGAGTTCCCGCCATTCAGAACTTCAATGGCAGTGACTTTTCGATGGTGCTGCCTGTTCCCGGTCTGCTGGGGGAAGCCCTGGACGCCTTTCAACCGGATATCGTGCATTCGCACCATCCCTATCTGCTGGGGATGACCGCGCTACGAGTCGCCCGGTATCGGGAGACGCCGCTGGTGTTCACTCATCACACGCTGTATGAGGAGTACACCCATTATGTGCCCGCGGACAGGCCGCTGTTCAAACGCTTTGTGGTCGAGTTGGCCACCATCTACGCCAATATGACTGACCGTGTGTTCGCACCCAGCGACAGCGTCGCCAGACTGATCCGGGAGCGCGGCGTGCGCATGCCCATCAGCGTCGTTCCCACCGGCGTGAAATTGCAGGATTTTCAGCGAGGCGAGGGCGGCCTGTTTCGTCACTCCGTGGGCATTTCTCAGGAGGCGTATGTCATTGGTCATGTGGGACGGCTGGCGCCCGAGAAGAATCTGAAGTTCCTGGCGGAAGCGGTGGCGGCCTTTATGTTGCTCAACCGCTATGCGCACTTTCTGGTCGTGGGAGAAGGGCCCTCGGAAGCCGAGATGCGCGATGTGTTCCATCGCTATGGTCTCGCCGATCGATTGCATTTCGCTGGCCAGTTACAACTCCCTCACCTGGCTGACGCCTATCACGCCATGGATGTGTTTGCGTTCAGCTCGCAAAGTGAAACCCAGGGCATGGTGCTCACTGAAGCGATGGCGGCGGGAGTTCCGGTGGCCGCTCTGGACGGCGCCGGGGTGCGAGAAGTGGTGATAGACCAGGAAAACGGCTATCTGATCAAAGAGCCCTCCATCGTCGAATTTATTGGCGCGTTGCAACACTTCGGCGCGCAGAGCCGGGTTGAGCGCCGGCGTATGCAGGAATGCGCGCGGCTGACGGCGGAGAGTTTTTCTCTCAGCGCCACCGCCGAGGCCGCCTTGCGGCATTACGAGAGCTTGCAACGGCTGGCCCATATCTCCGAACCGGAGACTGAAGAGCAATGGGAGCGCGTTCTCAACCTCATCAAGGCGGAATGGAACATCGTTAAAGGCATGGCGGGCGCCGCAGGCGCGGCCATAGTCGGCGGCGGCGTGAGCTCCCAGGAGTGCGAACAGGACAGGGGCTGA
- a CDS encoding reverse transcriptase family protein, whose product MSEEKKLTRQEIYQRIRETSKDEYILSEMVRLGFWPDNSEKPSLSEAFIKKRTELQAALRELGQQQMLYSDPEKALKEMHKQRKQAALAKREETRRKRNEERFQRAQHWREVQAQQITYLGENVSGGLGDPASDDARLRSQNLPVINAANELAAAMGVTLNELRFLAYNKDVSKLSHYQQFAIAKKTGGVREISAPMPRMKRAQYWILDNILAPLSLHDAAHGFVVERSIVSNAQPHVGKDVVINLDLKDFFPTVSYARIKGAFRHLGYSEQIATILGLLCSQPKAQEVEMDGQKWFVSEGERFLPQGAPTSPAISNVICRKLDRRLQSMAAKLGFTYTRYADDVTFSADGKSDDDVKRLLWRCRSIIKDEGFVVHPDKTRIMRKHRRQEVTGVVVNDKVSVERKQLKRFRALLHQIDKDGPAGKTWGRGELFAAIDGFANYVAMVNPEKGVPLQQKVGQLKLKYGVKVKPSRVLALNKKRMRLKAAKGEAPREDWWQAQAAAAPELEKTTEQVKEERKAEKVAQKAQTTPVALSEDAEPPQAPTRPQQQSQPPATGPEGESHAKTGWIMLAIGILIYLAMKMLG is encoded by the coding sequence ATGAGCGAAGAGAAAAAACTGACCCGTCAGGAAATCTACCAACGCATCCGTGAAACCAGCAAGGACGAGTACATTCTCTCCGAAATGGTGCGCCTGGGCTTCTGGCCGGATAACTCGGAAAAGCCTTCTTTGTCGGAAGCGTTTATCAAGAAACGCACAGAGTTACAGGCGGCGTTGCGGGAGTTGGGGCAACAGCAAATGCTGTACTCCGATCCAGAGAAAGCGCTGAAGGAAATGCACAAGCAGCGCAAGCAGGCGGCGTTGGCCAAGCGGGAAGAGACGCGTCGCAAACGCAACGAAGAGCGATTCCAGCGGGCGCAACATTGGCGCGAAGTGCAGGCGCAACAGATCACTTACCTTGGCGAGAACGTGTCAGGGGGATTGGGCGATCCGGCTTCTGATGATGCGCGCCTGCGCAGTCAGAACCTGCCGGTCATAAACGCCGCTAACGAGCTGGCGGCGGCGATGGGCGTGACGTTGAACGAGCTGCGTTTTCTCGCCTACAACAAAGACGTGTCCAAGCTCAGCCATTATCAACAGTTCGCCATCGCCAAGAAGACCGGTGGCGTGCGCGAAATTTCCGCTCCCATGCCGCGCATGAAGAGAGCGCAGTATTGGATTCTGGACAACATATTGGCGCCGCTGTCTCTGCATGACGCCGCCCATGGTTTTGTCGTCGAGCGCTCTATTGTGTCTAATGCGCAGCCTCACGTGGGCAAAGACGTGGTCATCAATCTGGACTTGAAGGACTTCTTTCCAACCGTATCCTACGCGCGCATCAAAGGCGCGTTCCGCCATCTCGGCTACAGCGAACAAATCGCCACTATTCTGGGGCTGCTGTGTTCGCAGCCGAAGGCGCAGGAAGTGGAAATGGACGGCCAGAAATGGTTTGTCAGCGAAGGTGAACGCTTTCTGCCCCAGGGCGCGCCCACCAGTCCGGCGATCAGTAACGTCATTTGTCGCAAGCTTGATCGCCGTCTGCAAAGCATGGCCGCCAAACTCGGTTTCACCTATACCCGTTACGCGGATGACGTAACTTTCTCCGCCGACGGCAAATCCGACGATGACGTCAAGCGCCTGCTGTGGCGCTGCCGTAGCATCATCAAGGATGAAGGTTTTGTGGTGCACCCGGACAAAACCCGGATCATGCGCAAGCATCGCAGGCAGGAAGTCACCGGCGTCGTGGTGAACGACAAAGTCTCTGTGGAGAGAAAGCAACTGAAGCGGTTTCGCGCGCTGTTGCATCAGATCGACAAAGACGGTCCCGCCGGTAAGACCTGGGGGCGCGGAGAGCTGTTCGCCGCCATTGACGGTTTCGCTAACTATGTGGCGATGGTGAACCCTGAAAAAGGCGTGCCGCTGCAACAGAAAGTGGGGCAGTTGAAGTTGAAATATGGCGTGAAAGTGAAGCCATCCCGTGTGCTGGCGTTGAATAAAAAACGCATGCGCCTGAAGGCGGCGAAAGGCGAAGCGCCTCGTGAAGACTGGTGGCAGGCGCAAGCGGCGGCCGCGCCGGAACTGGAGAAGACGACGGAGCAGGTCAAGGAAGAGCGGAAGGCGGAGAAAGTCGCACAGAAGGCGCAGACGACGCCTGTCGCATTGTCTGAGGACGCCGAGCCACCGCAAGCGCCGACACGCCCGCAACAGCAGTCGCAACCGCCCGCGACAGGACCTGAAGGCGAGTCGCACGCCAAAACAGGGTGGATCATGCTGGCCATCGGCATACTCATCTATCTTGCGATGAAGATGCTGGGCTAA
- a CDS encoding aspartate/glutamate racemase family protein, which translates to MSRHIGIVACSAEGAALCYRTICAEAPALMGEHRHPEVSLHTHPVADYMPYLNQGDWRGVADLMLSSAHKLAMIGAEFAICPDNTIHQAFQMVQAESPIPWLHIAETVAQAAQARGYRKLGITGTRFLMTGPVYPQALSKFDIDSLIPDEADRELIDRVIFNELVNGEFKEESRLRFNAAIQRLRDRGCDAVVLGCTEIPLLIDPDDCPLPTLDSTRLLARAALMEALRA; encoded by the coding sequence ATGTCCAGACATATAGGCATTGTTGCATGTAGCGCTGAGGGCGCTGCGCTTTGCTATCGTACTATTTGCGCGGAAGCGCCAGCGTTGATGGGAGAGCATCGGCATCCGGAAGTGTCGCTGCATACGCACCCGGTGGCGGATTACATGCCTTATCTGAACCAGGGCGATTGGCGCGGAGTGGCGGATTTGATGCTGTCGTCCGCTCACAAGCTGGCGATGATCGGCGCTGAATTCGCTATCTGCCCGGATAACACCATTCATCAGGCGTTCCAGATGGTGCAGGCTGAGTCGCCGATTCCCTGGCTGCATATCGCGGAAACTGTGGCGCAGGCGGCGCAAGCGCGAGGCTATCGCAAGCTGGGCATAACCGGTACGCGCTTTCTGATGACCGGGCCTGTCTATCCGCAAGCCTTGAGCAAGTTTGATATCGACAGCCTGATCCCGGATGAGGCGGATCGAGAACTCATTGACCGGGTGATTTTCAATGAACTGGTGAATGGAGAGTTCAAGGAAGAATCCAGATTGCGTTTCAATGCGGCGATCCAGCGATTGCGAGACCGTGGCTGCGATGCGGTGGTGCTGGGTTGCACGGAGATTCCGCTGCTGATCGATCCTGATGACTGTCCGCTGCCGACGTTGGATTCCACTCGCTTGCTGGCTCGGGCCGCCCTGATGGAAGCGCTGCGAGCGTGA
- a CDS encoding SWIM zinc finger family protein, producing MEFRYRYHGHSRVDSNAGKTDLSFAPDSLRPPTHFVGKLRKHIAFREAISALHNVVISDMRFQPKDKEEYKRWLAQEEQNMLAEFMSRKESLQTEIRSLRSELDDLNKQSDKILKPYYDAQRKYFNYLYKHDLDAWYVLDPVITVHPDQVFFECFSEDESSYGKLSCGYEVFETISDTACGTTNIDYSQGLYNEFQKIRDYRETLLQVDPGGFSVQTGDDDQFDEKKIDLPESWVRGFLQVSSAMTLPMVKVELQPMDVHNLCYVLRRKKERVGPRAMRYELEPGKPVRVIFEPWGEEVVCSRSIYQGNEARSIRVWGRRRLHILERLIPVADKFVVHLMGDGMPSFYVAEMGDLTFTLGLSGWSANDWSRMGNFDLMAPRAEVDEITLRRVYHGLQENWLEGSGSLAARLGLDEAVVQSALSIYSQQGQVLFDLADGVYRIRELSREPLPMTQLRFANEREEKADNFNKANLVKLSAVDVNDGVLSLQGEVTDNAVAYRPKVAIDADQRLRQGECQCHFYVHNRLRKGPCEHMLALRKQHQLQHPFILAGAEEAGR from the coding sequence ATGGAGTTTCGTTACCGTTATCACGGACACAGCCGCGTGGACAGCAATGCGGGCAAGACGGATCTGTCCTTCGCCCCGGACAGTCTGCGGCCGCCAACCCACTTTGTCGGTAAACTGAGAAAACATATCGCCTTTCGCGAAGCGATTTCCGCGCTGCATAACGTGGTCATTTCCGACATGCGTTTCCAGCCCAAAGACAAAGAAGAATACAAACGCTGGCTGGCTCAGGAAGAGCAGAACATGCTGGCGGAATTCATGTCCCGTAAAGAGTCGTTGCAAACGGAGATTCGCTCTCTGCGCAGCGAACTGGACGATTTAAACAAGCAGAGCGACAAAATACTCAAGCCGTATTACGACGCTCAGCGCAAATATTTCAACTATCTGTACAAGCATGATCTGGACGCCTGGTATGTGTTGGACCCGGTGATCACGGTGCATCCGGACCAAGTGTTCTTTGAATGCTTTTCCGAAGACGAATCCAGCTACGGCAAGTTGAGCTGCGGTTACGAGGTGTTCGAAACCATCAGTGACACCGCCTGCGGCACCACGAACATTGACTATTCCCAAGGGCTGTATAACGAGTTCCAGAAAATCCGTGATTATCGGGAGACGCTGTTGCAGGTGGACCCCGGCGGCTTTAGCGTGCAGACCGGCGATGACGATCAGTTCGATGAGAAGAAAATCGACCTGCCGGAAAGCTGGGTGCGCGGTTTTCTGCAGGTCAGTTCGGCGATGACTTTGCCGATGGTAAAAGTCGAATTGCAGCCCATGGATGTGCATAACCTGTGTTATGTGCTGCGTCGCAAGAAAGAGCGGGTTGGACCGCGGGCGATGCGTTACGAGCTGGAGCCCGGCAAACCGGTGCGGGTGATATTCGAGCCCTGGGGTGAAGAAGTGGTGTGTAGCCGTTCGATCTATCAGGGCAATGAAGCGCGCAGCATTCGCGTGTGGGGGCGACGCCGCCTGCATATTCTGGAGCGCTTGATTCCGGTGGCGGACAAATTCGTCGTGCATCTCATGGGGGATGGCATGCCCAGTTTCTATGTGGCGGAAATGGGCGATCTGACCTTTACCTTGGGGCTGTCCGGCTGGAGCGCCAACGACTGGTCGCGTATGGGGAACTTTGACCTGATGGCGCCACGAGCGGAAGTGGATGAGATCACGCTGCGCCGCGTCTATCACGGACTGCAGGAAAACTGGTTGGAAGGCTCCGGCAGTCTGGCCGCCCGATTGGGGTTGGATGAGGCCGTGGTGCAATCCGCGTTGTCCATCTATAGCCAGCAGGGACAGGTTCTGTTCGATCTGGCGGATGGCGTCTACCGCATTCGTGAGTTGAGTCGTGAGCCCCTGCCTATGACGCAATTACGCTTCGCCAACGAGCGTGAAGAAAAAGCGGATAATTTCAATAAAGCCAATCTGGTGAAACTGAGTGCAGTGGACGTCAACGATGGCGTGCTGTCATTGCAGGGGGAAGTCACTGACAACGCCGTCGCTTACCGCCCCAAAGTGGCCATCGACGCCGATCAACGGCTGCGTCAGGGTGAATGTCAGTGCCACTTCTATGTGCACAACCGTTTGCGCAAAGGCCCCTGTGAGCACATGCTGGCGCTGCGCAAGCAGCATCAGCTACAGCATCCGTTTATCCTGGCGGGCGCAGAGGAGGCGGGGCGATGA
- a CDS encoding WGR domain-containing protein, with protein sequence MGHSFESAQGFASEGRNINSERRIPLSRKDKADMKLIKKASLHFQEGNSNKVYEVELSEAASRKDDRFLVNFRYGRQGGALREGTKTPTPVTLEEAERLFDSVVVSKTNKGYYDVAHGAPAASTTSAEARPVLQEGPTDLLVKLLEKLRQEWDNGKRARLIWRLGELGRPEAGQELAACVGKGDWLQDFAVAWSLGRIRAIDYMEDLHRLQNSKNSTVSAMAFESILALTEPSQRMTLLQTQWNQMPSPLQQALTSGDDVGVRLQLENGLNAAPAGANDLLKNAYLLALHYPALYQALYGWLSQCKLAPGVFSGVRYIYKAAEFRLDAPMFALLARRFETSREFFQYQWDWAWLPGVGSFKPRSELKKPDPKVAYSNKTRNYLRRRSWRSIKRIGQVGDLRYVDMATEMLLTVSDADAGQTRKADIYRWERNGRRYEHKLVARNVYDYYAGLIAFNHILRGDSAQYKLAPSGRAWLKVEAESAADADAREEAFSHLWDQRPDCALRLLLESQCEPVHEFACKVLAANTSFCAEIAVSAIERLLRSRYEATQRFALQLARTRLDGHIEHGLLLALLNSGLDEARALGMEILTRMPQATLVEAPLLAALLLAQYEEVRRFAADKTAQHPWTTSDQAQCLHTLIEQALQTTPELPPALAQESHAVWLADFCIARFVDACRELSLHLIDRLLAERNTALQLFGARLLVAHGVGFGDIPERLLQHIMQSDSSAVRACQTLLLGKQPDAELVKQAGVLALQFFEGEADDRSAAAAILKRLALAQREWAEAILHHLLPYTFRSEKQDGQREEWLAFFKDALNAAFDAVDDNTCWRLLQAQSIGAQQIGALLLQARSPLQFSVRQWAQLAKHPDVAVRQYAYNAYEANPDRILAEVRDGLRILDSDWDDCREFGFAFFRSHYEEAGETLWTPDLVVYLCDSVRPDVQRYGMELLQRFFQEQNGVEYLLKLSQHPSANVQFFVSNFLNEYAAGHPERILSLQGYFTTVLSQVNRSRVCKDRILAFLSEQSLLDAQVANMAADLFSRISLTVVHKDKAALIKALLDLRRHYPQLGTPLSVKPAEVREY encoded by the coding sequence ATGGGACACTCGTTTGAATCAGCGCAAGGCTTCGCCAGTGAAGGCCGCAATATTAATTCGGAGCGACGCATCCCGTTATCCCGTAAGGATAAAGCCGATATGAAGCTGATAAAAAAGGCCAGCCTGCATTTTCAGGAAGGAAACTCCAATAAAGTTTACGAGGTTGAGCTGAGCGAAGCTGCCAGCCGCAAGGACGACCGTTTCCTGGTCAATTTCCGCTACGGCCGCCAGGGCGGCGCGTTGCGCGAAGGCACCAAAACCCCCACGCCGGTAACGCTGGAAGAGGCGGAAAGGCTGTTTGACAGTGTCGTCGTCTCTAAAACCAACAAAGGCTATTACGATGTCGCTCACGGCGCGCCCGCAGCCTCAACGACGAGCGCCGAAGCCAGACCTGTTCTGCAGGAAGGGCCGACGGACCTGTTGGTGAAGCTGCTGGAAAAGCTGCGACAGGAATGGGATAACGGCAAACGGGCCCGACTGATCTGGCGTTTGGGAGAATTGGGGCGCCCTGAAGCCGGGCAAGAGCTGGCGGCGTGCGTCGGCAAAGGGGATTGGCTGCAGGACTTCGCCGTCGCCTGGTCGTTGGGACGCATCCGCGCTATAGACTATATGGAAGATCTGCACCGCTTGCAGAATTCGAAGAACAGCACCGTCAGCGCCATGGCGTTTGAGTCGATACTGGCCCTGACGGAGCCCTCGCAAAGAATGACGCTACTGCAAACGCAATGGAATCAGATGCCCTCGCCATTGCAACAGGCGCTGACCTCCGGCGACGACGTGGGCGTGCGTCTGCAACTGGAAAACGGGCTGAACGCCGCGCCCGCCGGCGCCAATGATCTGCTGAAAAACGCGTATCTGCTGGCGCTCCATTATCCTGCACTTTATCAGGCGCTGTACGGCTGGCTCAGTCAGTGCAAGCTGGCGCCTGGCGTATTCAGTGGCGTACGTTATATCTACAAAGCCGCCGAGTTCCGTCTGGACGCCCCGATGTTCGCCCTGTTGGCGCGTCGTTTTGAAACCAGTCGTGAATTCTTCCAATACCAATGGGACTGGGCCTGGTTGCCGGGCGTGGGCAGCTTCAAGCCGAGAAGCGAGCTGAAAAAGCCGGACCCCAAGGTCGCTTACTCCAATAAAACCCGCAACTACCTGCGTCGTCGTAGCTGGCGCAGCATCAAGCGTATCGGGCAGGTGGGCGATTTGCGCTATGTCGATATGGCCACGGAAATGCTGTTGACGGTTTCGGATGCGGACGCGGGACAGACTCGCAAAGCGGATATCTATCGCTGGGAGCGTAACGGCCGGCGTTATGAGCACAAGCTGGTCGCGCGTAACGTCTATGATTATTACGCAGGCTTGATCGCCTTCAACCACATTCTGCGGGGCGACAGCGCTCAGTATAAATTGGCGCCGAGCGGACGCGCCTGGCTGAAAGTCGAAGCAGAAAGCGCGGCGGACGCGGACGCCCGTGAAGAAGCTTTTTCGCATTTATGGGATCAGCGTCCCGACTGCGCGTTGCGTCTGTTGCTGGAAAGCCAGTGTGAGCCGGTGCATGAATTCGCCTGCAAGGTATTGGCTGCGAATACGTCTTTTTGCGCAGAGATCGCCGTCTCTGCTATTGAGCGCCTGCTGCGCAGCCGCTATGAAGCGACTCAGCGATTTGCGTTGCAGTTGGCGCGGACCCGCCTTGACGGCCATATCGAACACGGCCTGTTGCTGGCGCTGCTGAACAGCGGCCTGGATGAAGCGCGGGCGTTAGGGATGGAAATTCTGACGCGAATGCCCCAGGCGACGCTGGTCGAAGCGCCGTTGCTGGCTGCGTTGTTGCTGGCGCAGTACGAAGAAGTACGCCGCTTTGCGGCGGACAAGACCGCGCAACATCCGTGGACGACGTCGGATCAGGCGCAATGCCTGCACACTCTGATCGAGCAGGCGTTGCAAACGACCCCTGAACTGCCGCCGGCCCTGGCGCAGGAATCCCATGCGGTGTGGTTGGCGGATTTCTGTATCGCCCGCTTCGTCGACGCCTGCCGGGAATTGTCCCTGCACTTGATCGACCGCCTGCTGGCGGAGCGCAACACGGCGTTGCAATTGTTCGGCGCGCGCTTGCTGGTGGCTCATGGCGTCGGTTTTGGCGATATTCCCGAACGCCTGCTGCAACACATCATGCAGTCGGATTCGTCAGCGGTGCGCGCATGCCAGACTCTGTTGCTGGGCAAGCAGCCGGATGCCGAACTGGTCAAACAAGCGGGCGTGCTTGCACTGCAATTCTTTGAAGGCGAGGCGGATGACCGCAGCGCCGCGGCGGCGATTCTGAAGCGTTTGGCGCTGGCGCAACGGGAATGGGCGGAGGCGATTTTGCACCACTTATTACCGTATACGTTCCGCAGCGAGAAACAGGACGGTCAACGGGAAGAGTGGCTGGCGTTCTTCAAAGACGCACTCAACGCGGCGTTCGACGCCGTGGACGATAACACCTGCTGGCGCCTGCTGCAGGCGCAATCCATCGGTGCGCAACAGATAGGCGCACTGCTGTTGCAGGCGCGCAGTCCATTGCAGTTTAGCGTCCGTCAGTGGGCGCAGTTGGCGAAGCATCCCGATGTGGCGGTGCGTCAATACGCCTATAACGCCTATGAAGCCAACCCGGATCGTATTCTGGCCGAGGTTCGCGACGGATTGCGCATTCTGGACTCTGACTGGGATGACTGCCGCGAATTCGGCTTCGCCTTCTTCCGCAGCCATTATGAGGAAGCCGGCGAAACACTGTGGACTCCTGATCTGGTGGTTTATCTGTGCGATAGCGTGCGGCCGGACGTACAGCGTTATGGCATGGAACTGTTGCAGCGTTTCTTCCAGGAGCAGAATGGCGTTGAGTATCTGTTGAAGCTCAGTCAGCATCCCTCCGCTAATGTGCAGTTTTTCGTGAGCAACTTCCTCAATGAATACGCCGCCGGACACCCGGAGCGTATTCTCAGTCTGCAAGGCTACTTCACCACGGTGTTGTCGCAGGTGAATCGCAGCCGGGTCTGTAAGGATCGCATTCTGGCCTTCTTATCCGAACAGTCTTTACTCGACGCACAGGTGGCCAACATGGCGGCGGATTTGTTCTCCCGCATTTCCCTGACCGTCGTGCACAAAGACAAGGCCGCGTTGATCAAGGCCCTGTTGGATCTGCGCCGCCACTATCCGCAACTGGGAACGCCGCTCAGCGTCAAGCCCGCCGAAGTAAGAGAATATTAA
- a CDS encoding TVP38/TMEM64 family protein produces MTRGLSLKTSMILGIVGVTVIVALLYAFDVHRDIVHLLEWMDQQGPAAGAIFVALMAAAVVLLAPGVFFTTGAGFVFGVVAGAIYVIVGTALGSIAAFVIARRGFGEKATAYVRSHAKIRLVDAEVSHQGWKLVMLTRLVPLFPFKVSNYLFGLSRFSLKDFAIGNTIGIIPYSVHNVYVGSLAADALSVSVGAAQRSPWQWAIYLGGFAALAVFLVYLNRMAKRILATYELEQRDAPKVPGATAGSPVNGGEEQCRG; encoded by the coding sequence ATGACGCGCGGATTGTCTTTAAAGACCTCGATGATTCTGGGAATTGTCGGGGTCACCGTGATCGTAGCGTTGCTGTACGCATTCGACGTACACCGCGATATCGTCCATCTATTGGAGTGGATGGATCAACAGGGACCGGCGGCGGGAGCGATTTTCGTCGCGCTAATGGCCGCTGCGGTGGTGTTGTTGGCTCCTGGTGTATTTTTCACCACCGGCGCGGGATTCGTCTTCGGGGTCGTCGCCGGCGCCATATACGTGATCGTCGGTACGGCGTTGGGTTCCATCGCGGCCTTTGTCATCGCCCGGCGCGGCTTCGGTGAGAAGGCGACAGCCTATGTGCGCTCTCACGCCAAAATCAGATTGGTCGATGCGGAAGTCAGTCACCAAGGCTGGAAATTGGTGATGTTGACTCGGCTTGTGCCTCTCTTTCCTTTCAAAGTGTCCAATTATCTGTTCGGCCTCAGTCGCTTCTCTCTCAAGGACTTCGCCATCGGCAACACCATCGGAATCATCCCGTACTCCGTGCATAACGTGTATGTCGGTTCGCTTGCGGCGGACGCGCTCAGTGTCTCCGTGGGCGCCGCGCAGCGCAGTCCCTGGCAGTGGGCGATATATCTAGGCGGTTTCGCAGCGTTAGCGGTGTTTCTCGTCTATTTGAATCGCATGGCCAAACGGATTCTGGCGACCTATGAGCTGGAGCAGCGGGACGCGCCGAAGGTCCCGGGCGCAACGGCGGGGTCGCCCGTGAATGGAGGAGAAGAACAATGCCGTGGATGA